From the Paludibacterium paludis genome, one window contains:
- a CDS encoding ATP-binding cassette domain-containing protein: protein MKLSRKHYFQLILSLCTGLIFCWSEMQFISMVSKVGTDGDMGAQVLKGGLLISAIIAAGFITKLSLDIFAEDVSYQIHKKLADSLILCTYRDLERIGIAKGYSALTRDLEVIYQGMRILPELVLNALLLAGVFIYLAIQSPRGFLTYGLVVACAVGVSYIINSQVVKHLDLIRTKIDELHGHYQAFFKGAIELRLSRARQQYQRKSTASALTELLARRKRIAWLDAFNLNWGHGITISLILAIIAFPEWFFSVKNKTLQLNFVLATLFLISPITVLLENIGKVLNATISIRRILPLTTPTRPPQIRHTPSETLSLQGLRYRYPNEERSIGDMDLTVRRGEITFIVGGNGSGKSTLFKLLTGLYPAHHGVREVDGKPLENAHLVECAMVEASPYVFDRLLALDGNIPSAETVARLIERLWLTGKVGYIDGRLSCTTLSQGQTKRLALLTALASGQNCLLLDEFAADQDPQFKRYFYRTLLRELKAEGKTLIVISHDAEYFDAADRVLKMTDGCLSEISPEVIKHDLQPV from the coding sequence ATGAAATTATCCCGGAAACATTACTTTCAACTGATCCTCTCGCTGTGCACCGGCCTGATTTTTTGCTGGTCGGAGATGCAATTCATTTCCATGGTATCCAAAGTCGGAACTGACGGAGACATGGGAGCCCAGGTACTAAAAGGCGGCCTGCTCATTTCCGCCATTATTGCCGCCGGTTTCATCACCAAACTGTCTCTTGACATTTTTGCCGAAGATGTCAGCTACCAGATTCACAAGAAATTGGCAGACAGTTTGATTCTGTGCACATACCGTGATCTTGAACGCATTGGAATTGCTAAAGGTTACTCCGCACTAACGCGAGACCTCGAGGTGATTTATCAGGGCATGAGAATCCTGCCCGAGCTTGTTTTGAATGCATTACTGCTGGCGGGGGTTTTCATTTACCTGGCGATTCAGTCGCCACGCGGCTTTTTGACATACGGACTGGTCGTCGCTTGCGCCGTAGGCGTGTCGTACATAATTAATTCTCAAGTCGTCAAGCATCTGGATTTGATTCGCACAAAGATTGATGAATTGCACGGTCATTACCAAGCCTTTTTCAAAGGCGCCATCGAACTGCGTCTGAGTCGGGCCAGACAACAGTACCAACGCAAATCCACGGCATCAGCGCTTACCGAGCTGCTCGCCAGAAGAAAAAGAATCGCCTGGCTGGATGCCTTCAATCTCAACTGGGGGCACGGCATCACCATCAGCCTCATTCTGGCGATTATTGCCTTCCCCGAGTGGTTTTTTTCAGTAAAAAATAAAACGCTTCAGCTTAACTTCGTGCTGGCCACCTTATTTCTCATCAGTCCGATCACCGTGCTACTGGAAAATATCGGAAAAGTGCTGAACGCCACCATCAGCATACGCAGGATTTTACCGCTGACCACCCCGACACGTCCGCCCCAAATCCGTCACACGCCCAGCGAAACCCTTTCTCTGCAGGGCCTGCGCTACCGCTACCCGAACGAAGAGCGGTCAATCGGCGATATGGATCTGACCGTACGGCGAGGAGAGATCACCTTCATCGTAGGAGGAAACGGATCGGGCAAGTCCACCCTGTTCAAGCTGCTGACCGGACTGTATCCGGCTCACCACGGGGTACGCGAAGTCGATGGCAAGCCCCTGGAAAACGCCCATCTGGTTGAATGCGCGATGGTCGAAGCCAGTCCTTATGTCTTCGACAGGCTGCTCGCGCTGGACGGCAATATCCCCTCCGCCGAGACCGTCGCCCGTCTGATCGAACGACTCTGGCTGACAGGCAAGGTCGGGTACATCGATGGCAGGTTAAGTTGCACCACCCTGTCGCAAGGGCAAACAAAACGATTGGCATTGCTCACCGCTCTGGCCTCGGGGCAAAACTGTCTGCTGCTGGATGAATTCGCCGCCGATCAGGACCCCCAATTCAAACGGTACTTTTATCGCACGCTCCTGCGCGAATTAAAAGCCGAAGGCAAAACACTGATTGTCATCAGTCACGATGCCGAATATTTCGATGCCGCGGACCGTGTGTTGAAAATGACGGATGGCTGTCTTAGCGAAATATCACCCGAGGTTATCAAGCATGATCTCCAACCCGTATGA
- a CDS encoding SDR family NAD(P)-dependent oxidoreductase, whose translation MKTALITGGSRGIGLAIARRLAQDGFRCILTARSEDALARAAAQLEAECGQPVLTMTCDVRDEHEVEKTIRQAAASTGRIDVLVNCAGRGGGGITADIPTELWRDVMATNLDSVFFMTRAVLSQGVMPSGGRIINIASTGGKQGVLHGAPYSASKHGVVGLTKAWGLELARNGSGITMNAVCPGFVETEMARNVRNHYAKLWQVDEAEAKRRIEERVPLGRYIEPDEVAAMVSYLASEQAGGVTAQALNVCGGLGNY comes from the coding sequence ATGAAAACCGCACTTATCACCGGCGGCAGCCGCGGCATCGGCTTGGCCATCGCCCGGCGGCTGGCCCAGGACGGCTTTCGCTGCATTCTGACAGCCCGAAGCGAAGATGCGCTGGCCCGGGCGGCGGCTCAGCTCGAAGCGGAATGCGGTCAACCCGTGCTGACCATGACTTGCGATGTCCGCGACGAGCACGAGGTGGAAAAAACGATACGCCAGGCGGCGGCCTCCACGGGCCGGATCGATGTCCTGGTCAACTGTGCCGGCAGAGGAGGCGGCGGCATCACCGCCGATATCCCGACTGAACTGTGGCGCGATGTCATGGCCACCAACCTCGATAGCGTCTTTTTCATGACGCGCGCGGTTCTGTCACAGGGAGTCATGCCATCGGGGGGGCGCATCATCAATATCGCCAGCACCGGCGGCAAGCAAGGCGTCCTTCATGGCGCGCCCTACTCGGCCTCCAAGCATGGTGTCGTCGGGTTGACGAAGGCCTGGGGACTGGAATTGGCCCGCAATGGCAGCGGCATCACCATGAATGCGGTATGCCCGGGATTCGTCGAAACCGAGATGGCGCGCAATGTCAGAAATCACTACGCCAAACTCTGGCAGGTCGACGAAGCCGAGGCAAAACGCCGGATCGAGGAGCGCGTGCCGCTGGGCCGCTATATCGAACCGGATGAAGTGGCCGCCATGGTGTCCTACCTCGCGTCGGAGCAGGCGGGCGGAGTCACGGCGCAGGCGCTCAATGTATGTGGCGGATTGGGGAACTACTGA
- a CDS encoding MFS transporter: MTSLELRASAGLAGIYALRMLGMFLLLPVFALYAHGLPGAASPTWIGIAMGSYGLTQALLQLPLGMLSDRIGRKKVIYGGLLLFAAGSFVAARAHSIEMLTLGRVIQGSGAISAAVTALLADLTREENRTKAMAMIGASIGVTFAVSLVLGPLLAHWIGVDGIFTLTGILTLMALIGVKYIIPDPAVSRFHSDTETNTSRLRDVLTNPQLLRLNYGIFALHGAQMAMFVVIPFALIGTGHLDKSHHWLVYLPVVTIGFFLMVPAIIVGEKRGRLKAVFVSAVALMTVAQLGMAMALDTFWQIVAWLACYFVAFNILEASLPSIISKIAPADAKGTAIGVYNTAQSFGLFLGAAAGGALYARYGTTGVFTFTGLIMLSWLVLAATMKAPEAVKSVMFHIGEDWRGDPHDLSRRLAAKQGVREAVVIGDEHVAYLKVSQQSWDEASVKQLIQETY, translated from the coding sequence ATGACTTCGCTTGAACTTCGTGCCAGTGCCGGATTGGCCGGCATCTATGCCCTGCGCATGCTCGGCATGTTTCTTCTGCTACCGGTTTTCGCGCTATACGCCCATGGGCTGCCGGGAGCGGCCAGTCCGACCTGGATAGGCATCGCCATGGGCAGTTACGGACTGACCCAGGCTCTGCTCCAGCTGCCCCTTGGCATGCTCTCGGACCGGATCGGCCGCAAGAAGGTCATCTACGGCGGACTACTGCTGTTCGCGGCGGGAAGTTTTGTCGCCGCCCGTGCCCACAGCATCGAAATGCTGACACTCGGACGCGTGATCCAGGGATCGGGAGCCATCTCCGCGGCGGTCACCGCCCTGCTCGCCGATCTGACCCGGGAAGAGAACCGCACCAAGGCGATGGCCATGATCGGCGCAAGTATCGGCGTCACCTTCGCGGTCAGCCTCGTGCTCGGCCCCCTGCTCGCCCACTGGATCGGCGTGGACGGGATTTTCACGTTGACGGGGATACTGACGCTGATGGCGCTCATCGGCGTGAAGTACATCATTCCGGATCCGGCCGTGTCGCGTTTTCACTCGGACACCGAAACCAATACCTCCCGGCTTCGGGACGTGCTGACCAACCCGCAACTACTGCGCCTGAACTACGGGATTTTCGCCCTGCACGGCGCTCAGATGGCGATGTTCGTCGTCATCCCCTTCGCCCTGATCGGCACCGGCCATCTCGACAAGTCGCACCACTGGTTGGTGTATCTGCCGGTGGTGACCATCGGCTTTTTCCTGATGGTGCCAGCCATCATCGTCGGCGAAAAGCGCGGACGGCTCAAGGCGGTCTTCGTCTCGGCCGTTGCGCTGATGACCGTGGCGCAGCTGGGCATGGCGATGGCGCTCGACACGTTCTGGCAGATCGTCGCATGGCTGGCTTGCTACTTCGTGGCCTTCAACATCCTCGAAGCGAGCCTGCCGTCCATCATCTCCAAGATCGCTCCGGCCGATGCCAAGGGTACGGCCATAGGTGTGTATAATACGGCCCAATCGTTCGGCCTTTTCCTGGGCGCGGCGGCGGGGGGAGCCCTGTACGCCCGCTACGGTACCACCGGGGTTTTCACCTTCACCGGGCTGATCATGCTGTCCTGGCTCGTGCTGGCGGCGACCATGAAAGCGCCGGAAGCGGTCAAGTCGGTGATGTTCCATATCGGCGAGGACTGGCGCGGCGATCCGCATGACCTGTCCCGGCGGCTGGCCGCCAAACAGGGAGTCCGCGAGGCGGTGGTCATCGGCGACGAGCATGTGGCCTACCTCAAGGTATCGCAGCAGTCCTGGGATGAGGCATCCGTAAAACAATTGATTCAGGAGACCTATTAA
- the uvrA gene encoding excinuclease ABC subunit UvrA → MDTIRIRGARTHNLKNIDLDLPRDRLIVITGLSGSGKSSLAFDTLYAEGQRRYVESLSAYARQFLQLMEKPDVDLIEGLSPAISIEQKATSHNPRSTVGTVTEIHDYLRLLYARVGDPHCPEHHVPLASQTVSQMVDHVLGMETETRVMILAPVITGRKGENADLFEDLRAQGFVRVRVDGEVLDIDAIPKLDKNKKHTVEIVVDRLKVREDMKQRLAESFETALRHADGRAIAVEMDSGAEHWFSATFACPVCSYSLPELEPRLFSFNNPMGACPKCDGLGEMTFFDPRRVVAHPELSLGTGAIKGWDKRNQFYFQMLQNLADHYGFALDDAFETLPEKIQKVVLYGSGREAIDFSYLSEKGTRFTRSHAFEGIIPNLERRYRETDSMAVREELSKYQNNQPCPHCSGSRLRLEARHVFVGGRTLHEINQMSLKEAAVFFAGLAFQGQKQAVAEKIIKEVRERVSFLNNVGLDYLCLARSADTLSGGEAQRIRLASQIGSGLTGVMYVLDEPSIGLHQRDNDRLLATLVRLRDIGNTVIVVEHDEDAIRAADYVVDMGPGAGEHGGNVLVAGTPAQIAASDASVTGAYLSGKRRIGLEGERRAVNPERMLELRGARGNNLKNVTLSLPLGMLVCITGVSGSGKSTLINDTLYRIAARDLNGASEEPAPYDEIVGLNHLDKVINVDQSPIGRTPRSNPATYTGLFTPIRELYAGVPLSRERGYGPGRFSFNVKGGRCEACQGDGVIKVEMHFLPDIYVPCDVCHGKRYNRETLEVLYKGKTIHEVLDMTVEQALDFFSAVPTVARKLQTLMDVGLGYIRLGQSATTLSGGEAQRVKLGLELSKRDTGRTLYILDEPTTGLHFHDIDLLLKVLHRLRENGNTVVVIEHNLDVIKTADWLIDLGPEGGAGGGQIIAAGTPETLAAHPVSHTGRYLRPMLDKS, encoded by the coding sequence ATGGATACTATCCGCATACGTGGCGCCCGAACGCATAACCTCAAGAACATCGATCTGGATCTTCCGAGGGATCGACTGATCGTGATTACCGGCTTGTCGGGATCCGGCAAGTCTTCGCTGGCGTTCGATACGCTGTACGCGGAAGGGCAGCGCCGTTACGTGGAATCCCTGTCGGCCTATGCACGTCAGTTCCTGCAGTTGATGGAAAAGCCCGATGTCGACCTCATCGAAGGTCTGTCGCCGGCGATCTCCATCGAACAGAAGGCGACCAGCCACAATCCCCGTTCAACGGTCGGCACCGTGACGGAAATCCACGACTACCTGCGCCTGCTGTACGCACGGGTCGGCGATCCGCATTGCCCTGAGCATCATGTTCCCCTCGCGTCGCAGACGGTGTCCCAGATGGTGGATCATGTGCTGGGCATGGAGACGGAAACGCGGGTGATGATCCTGGCGCCAGTGATCACCGGACGCAAGGGCGAGAATGCCGATCTGTTCGAGGATCTGCGCGCCCAGGGTTTTGTGCGGGTCAGGGTGGATGGCGAAGTTCTCGATATCGATGCCATCCCCAAGCTCGACAAGAACAAGAAGCACACCGTTGAAATCGTCGTGGATCGACTCAAGGTGCGCGAGGACATGAAGCAGCGTCTCGCGGAAAGTTTCGAGACGGCGCTGCGGCATGCGGACGGACGTGCCATCGCGGTGGAAATGGACAGTGGCGCCGAGCACTGGTTCTCGGCGACCTTCGCATGTCCCGTGTGCTCCTACAGCTTGCCCGAGCTCGAACCCCGGCTGTTCTCGTTCAACAATCCGATGGGCGCGTGCCCGAAGTGCGATGGCCTGGGCGAGATGACGTTCTTCGATCCGCGCCGCGTTGTCGCGCATCCGGAGTTGAGCCTGGGAACGGGAGCGATCAAGGGCTGGGACAAACGCAACCAGTTCTACTTCCAGATGCTGCAGAATCTGGCCGATCACTACGGTTTCGCTCTGGACGACGCATTCGAGACCCTGCCAGAAAAGATCCAGAAAGTGGTGTTGTACGGATCCGGGCGCGAGGCGATCGATTTCAGTTACCTGTCCGAGAAGGGGACGCGTTTTACCCGCAGCCATGCTTTCGAGGGCATCATTCCGAATCTTGAGCGGCGCTATCGTGAAACCGACTCCATGGCGGTGCGCGAAGAACTGTCCAAGTATCAGAACAACCAGCCCTGCCCGCACTGTTCCGGATCGCGGCTGCGCCTTGAAGCGCGCCACGTATTCGTCGGTGGCCGTACCCTGCATGAAATCAACCAGATGTCGTTGAAAGAAGCCGCGGTGTTTTTTGCCGGCCTGGCATTTCAGGGGCAGAAGCAGGCGGTTGCCGAAAAAATCATCAAGGAAGTGCGCGAGCGTGTGTCTTTCCTGAACAATGTCGGTCTTGACTACCTGTGCCTTGCCCGGTCCGCCGATACCCTGTCCGGCGGAGAAGCCCAGCGTATCCGTCTGGCCAGTCAGATCGGCTCGGGCCTGACCGGCGTCATGTATGTGCTGGACGAGCCGTCCATCGGCTTGCATCAGCGGGATAACGACCGTCTGCTGGCGACGCTGGTGCGCTTGCGGGATATCGGCAATACCGTCATCGTGGTCGAGCACGACGAAGATGCGATCCGGGCGGCCGACTACGTGGTCGACATGGGGCCGGGGGCAGGGGAGCATGGCGGTAATGTTCTGGTGGCCGGCACGCCCGCCCAAATCGCCGCGAGCGATGCCTCGGTCACCGGCGCCTACCTCTCCGGGAAACGCCGCATCGGCCTCGAAGGCGAACGCCGCGCCGTCAACCCCGAGCGAATGCTGGAATTGCGCGGCGCGCGGGGCAATAATCTGAAAAACGTCACGCTCAGTCTGCCGCTAGGCATGCTGGTTTGCATTACCGGGGTATCCGGGTCGGGCAAGTCGACGTTGATCAATGATACCTTGTACCGGATCGCGGCCCGCGATTTGAACGGTGCGAGCGAAGAGCCGGCGCCTTATGATGAAATTGTCGGACTCAATCATCTGGACAAGGTCATCAATGTCGACCAGAGCCCGATCGGCCGCACGCCGCGTTCCAATCCGGCGACGTATACCGGGCTCTTCACCCCGATTCGCGAGTTGTACGCGGGGGTGCCCCTGTCACGGGAGCGGGGGTACGGCCCGGGGAGGTTTTCCTTCAACGTCAAGGGCGGGCGATGCGAGGCCTGTCAGGGCGATGGCGTCATCAAGGTCGAAATGCACTTTCTGCCGGACATCTATGTGCCGTGCGACGTGTGTCATGGCAAGCGTTACAACCGCGAGACGCTGGAAGTCCTCTACAAGGGGAAGACGATCCACGAAGTGCTCGACATGACGGTCGAGCAGGCGCTCGACTTCTTCTCGGCGGTGCCCACCGTGGCGCGCAAGCTGCAAACCCTGATGGATGTGGGGCTGGGCTATATCCGTCTGGGGCAGTCGGCCACCACCTTGTCCGGCGGGGAGGCGCAACGTGTGAAGCTTGGGCTGGAGCTTTCGAAGCGCGATACCGGACGAACCCTGTATATACTGGACGAGCCGACTACCGGTTTGCATTTTCACGATATCGATCTGCTGTTGAAGGTTCTGCACCGGTTGCGCGAGAATGGCAATACGGTTGTCGTGATCGAGCATAACCTGGATGTCATCAAGACAGCCGACTGGTTGATTGATCTTGGGCCGGAGGGCGGGGCCGGCGGCGGCCAGATTATCGCGGCGGGAACGCCGGAAACCCTGGCGGCTCACCCCGTCAGCCATACCGGACGCTATTTGCGTCCCATGCTGGATAAATCCTGA
- a CDS encoding VOC family protein, producing MLTLGKIDHIRISVSDVPKALAWYQRVLGLAPDPRYRNLQEAPHSVWMIANPSSTVRLALYQDRGSSGASGSVAFVVSGQEFVDWIDRLAGERVVSRDGQTIARDSVKDHGFFCAIAFVDPFGNGFEIVSYDHTWLAGKLKLKIERRPAKQV from the coding sequence ATGCTGACGCTTGGTAAAATCGACCACATCCGGATCTCGGTCTCGGATGTTCCCAAGGCACTTGCCTGGTATCAACGGGTTCTGGGACTCGCCCCGGATCCGCGCTATCGCAATTTGCAGGAGGCCCCGCACAGCGTGTGGATGATCGCCAATCCGAGCAGCACCGTACGCCTGGCGCTGTATCAGGATCGCGGCTCCAGCGGCGCATCCGGCTCTGTGGCGTTCGTGGTGAGCGGCCAGGAGTTCGTCGACTGGATCGACCGGCTGGCCGGCGAGCGGGTTGTCAGTCGGGATGGCCAGACCATTGCCCGCGACTCCGTCAAGGATCACGGCTTCTTCTGCGCCATTGCCTTTGTCGATCCGTTCGGCAACGGATTCGAGATCGTCAGTTACGATCACACCTGGCTTGCGGGAAAACTCAAACTCAAGATAGAACGGCGTCCCGCCAAACAGGTATGA
- a CDS encoding aromatase/cyclase gives MKLVHEITVHCPAEEAYEFCRDVSNWPTHFPPCLQARVLDESDGTQHIRLTAWGKEALFLWESERKLNQTYLSIGFRQKRPMPLVTDMAGKWVFKKVAQNTCHIELWHEFTVRENVQGIVPGIETPEAALQYMVDIVNANSDRELAAIKETLEQRLWSHEFEISVDIGHEAEAVYQLLRKYSYWPELLPHCSRIDTEYDDGEHQIYTMTVRVGDHDEVIRTIRHCANGCINYFQPAPPDALTAHKGSWELEQRPGGVTVTSWHKVVLNREYWVSLGIDAEVAKQRVAQSINANSRATIMTIDKKLNTRGERQP, from the coding sequence ATGAAGCTTGTTCACGAAATAACAGTTCATTGTCCTGCGGAAGAAGCCTATGAATTCTGCCGGGATGTCAGCAACTGGCCAACACATTTTCCACCCTGCCTGCAAGCCCGGGTACTCGACGAATCGGACGGCACGCAGCATATCCGGCTGACGGCATGGGGCAAAGAGGCGCTGTTCCTCTGGGAGTCCGAACGGAAACTGAATCAGACCTACCTCTCCATCGGTTTTCGTCAGAAAAGGCCCATGCCGCTGGTCACGGATATGGCGGGTAAATGGGTCTTCAAAAAAGTCGCGCAAAATACATGTCATATCGAACTCTGGCACGAATTCACCGTGCGGGAGAACGTGCAAGGCATTGTTCCCGGCATTGAAACGCCGGAGGCGGCGTTGCAGTACATGGTGGATATCGTCAATGCCAACAGCGACAGGGAACTGGCCGCCATCAAGGAAACGCTTGAGCAGCGGCTCTGGTCGCATGAATTCGAGATTTCCGTCGACATTGGCCACGAAGCGGAAGCCGTGTACCAGTTGCTGAGGAAATACAGTTACTGGCCGGAGCTATTGCCCCACTGCAGCCGCATCGATACCGAATACGACGATGGCGAGCATCAGATTTACACCATGACGGTTCGTGTCGGCGATCACGACGAAGTGATCCGCACCATTCGCCATTGCGCCAACGGCTGCATCAATTATTTCCAGCCCGCTCCGCCGGATGCCCTCACCGCCCATAAAGGCAGTTGGGAACTCGAACAGCGGCCGGGCGGCGTCACGGTGACATCCTGGCACAAGGTCGTCCTCAACCGCGAATACTGGGTATCCCTGGGCATCGACGCCGAAGTCGCCAAGCAGCGTGTGGCGCAAAGCATCAATGCCAATAGCCGCGCCACGATCATGACCATCGACAAAAAACTGAATACGCGAGGGGAGCGGCAACCATGA
- the galE gene encoding UDP-glucose 4-epimerase GalE encodes MNTRKPTVLVTGAAGYIGSHTCIELLKAGFDIVAVDNFCNSKPESLRRVQSIAGRELTFYQADIRDGQALDRILADHPVDGVIHFAALKSVGESVAQPLRYYENNIVGTLVLLESLRKAGVRRIVFSSSATVYGDPLSVPINETCPIGVITNPYGRSKRMMEEILEDVAKAEPGWQIGLLRYFNPAGAHESGLIGEDPNGIPNNLMPYISQVAVGKLAALNVFGNDYPTHDGTGVRDYIHVVDLAVAHVKAIQTLTAVEGVLTLNLGTGQGYSVLDMVKAFSDACGHTIPYVIAPRRNGDVACCYADPARAREVLGWQATRTLQDMCRDSWRWQQNNPNGYPD; translated from the coding sequence ATGAACACCAGAAAACCCACCGTACTTGTCACGGGCGCAGCCGGATACATCGGCTCGCACACCTGCATCGAGCTGCTCAAGGCAGGCTTCGACATCGTTGCCGTTGATAACTTCTGCAACAGCAAACCCGAATCTCTCCGGCGCGTGCAAAGCATCGCCGGGCGGGAACTCACCTTTTACCAAGCCGACATTCGCGATGGACAGGCACTGGACCGGATTCTGGCGGATCACCCGGTGGATGGCGTCATTCACTTTGCCGCGCTCAAATCGGTGGGCGAGTCCGTTGCCCAACCACTGCGCTATTACGAAAACAATATTGTCGGCACGCTGGTGTTGCTGGAAAGCCTGCGCAAGGCCGGCGTGCGGCGCATCGTATTCAGCTCGTCAGCAACCGTCTACGGCGACCCCCTGTCCGTTCCCATCAACGAAACCTGTCCGATCGGGGTGATCACCAACCCGTACGGCCGCAGTAAACGCATGATGGAGGAAATCCTCGAGGATGTCGCCAAAGCCGAACCGGGCTGGCAAATCGGGCTGCTGCGCTATTTCAACCCGGCAGGAGCGCACGAAAGCGGATTGATCGGCGAGGATCCGAACGGTATTCCGAACAATTTGATGCCCTACATCAGTCAGGTGGCCGTCGGCAAACTGGCCGCGCTCAATGTCTTCGGAAACGATTACCCGACCCATGACGGCACCGGAGTCCGTGATTACATCCATGTGGTGGATCTTGCCGTCGCCCATGTCAAAGCCATTCAAACCCTCACAGCCGTTGAAGGTGTACTGACGCTCAATCTGGGAACAGGTCAGGGTTACTCGGTGCTGGATATGGTTAAGGCATTCTCCGATGCCTGCGGCCATACCATTCCTTATGTCATCGCCCCCCGGCGCAATGGCGACGTGGCCTGCTGCTACGCCGATCCTGCCCGCGCCCGGGAGGTTCTGGGATGGCAAGCCACGCGCACGCTGCAGGATATGTGCCGTGACAGTTGGCGCTGGCAGCAGAACAATCCGAATGGCTATCCGGACTGA
- the mscL gene encoding large conductance mechanosensitive channel protein MscL translates to MSILKEFKEFAVKGNVIDLAVGVVIGGAFGSIVKSLVDDIIMPPIGLLIGNVDFSNLFVVLQDGAKQAGPYVSVAAAKQAGAVTLNIGLFINALVSFTIVAFAIFMLVKAVNRLKREPASAAETPPDTKSCRYCCSSIPLNATRCPHCTSDLS, encoded by the coding sequence ATGTCCATTCTGAAAGAATTCAAAGAGTTTGCCGTAAAAGGCAATGTCATCGACTTGGCTGTGGGCGTGGTCATCGGCGGGGCATTCGGCTCGATCGTCAAATCGCTGGTGGACGATATCATCATGCCACCGATTGGTCTTCTGATCGGCAATGTCGACTTTTCCAACCTGTTTGTCGTTCTGCAAGATGGCGCCAAACAAGCCGGGCCTTATGTGTCTGTCGCGGCCGCAAAACAGGCGGGCGCCGTCACGTTGAACATCGGTCTGTTCATCAATGCCCTGGTCAGTTTCACCATTGTGGCTTTCGCCATCTTCATGCTGGTCAAAGCCGTCAACCGTCTGAAACGGGAACCGGCCTCCGCCGCGGAAACGCCCCCCGACACAAAATCCTGCCGTTACTGCTGTTCGTCCATTCCCTTGAACGCGACGCGCTGCCCGCATTGCACCTCAGACCTCTCCTGA
- a CDS encoding cyclase family protein, producing MISNPYELIDLSVSVDPEKWEPDPVKITVILHKEGGDRLGSALMYLKNKGYVYRIFQWIKWKTGFGMDHRDFPDGKGLSLMFYRLSTHTGTHMDAPFHYGDKTSRGEPARTITDIPLEWCYAHAFVIKVDPETQGPIQPEEIISALSRQNLSILPGDIALIMTGADKYQGTPAYFTKFRGLSRDSVALLVERGVKIIGIDSFSLDQPFSYMVTEYLKNRDQSVLWPAHMFGRENEYCQLERLANLDKLPLDKKFILSCFPVKLEKADASWCRVVALIDKKQE from the coding sequence ATGATCTCCAACCCGTATGAACTGATCGATTTAAGCGTTTCCGTTGATCCGGAGAAATGGGAACCTGACCCGGTCAAAATAACCGTCATCCTTCACAAAGAGGGAGGTGACCGATTGGGATCCGCCCTGATGTACCTGAAAAACAAGGGCTACGTTTACCGGATATTTCAATGGATAAAATGGAAAACGGGATTCGGCATGGATCATCGCGACTTTCCCGATGGGAAAGGATTATCGCTGATGTTTTATCGCCTGAGCACCCATACCGGCACACACATGGATGCGCCATTCCATTATGGAGACAAAACCTCCCGCGGAGAGCCGGCGCGAACCATTACCGATATCCCTCTCGAGTGGTGTTACGCCCATGCTTTCGTGATCAAAGTCGATCCGGAAACCCAAGGCCCCATTCAGCCTGAGGAAATCATATCGGCATTGTCACGACAAAATCTTTCAATACTGCCTGGAGACATCGCTCTGATCATGACGGGCGCGGACAAATATCAGGGAACACCGGCCTATTTCACGAAATTCAGAGGCCTGAGCCGCGACTCGGTCGCGTTACTCGTCGAGCGTGGAGTCAAGATTATCGGCATCGACAGTTTCAGCCTGGACCAACCCTTTTCTTATATGGTCACCGAATACCTTAAAAACCGGGATCAGTCCGTTCTCTGGCCGGCCCATATGTTTGGAAGGGAAAACGAATATTGCCAGCTTGAGCGTCTGGCAAATCTGGATAAATTGCCTCTCGATAAAAAGTTCATTTTAAGCTGTTTTCCAGTGAAATTGGAAAAGGCGGATGCCTCGTGGTGCAGAGTAGTTGCTTTGATCGATAAAAAACAGGAGTAA
- the ssb gene encoding single-stranded DNA-binding protein: MASVNKVILVGNLGRDPEVRYMPSGDAVATLSVATTDTWTDKSSGQRQESTEWHRVVFFGKTAEVAAQYLKKGSQVYVEGSIRTRKWQDKETGQDRFSTEIRGDRMQMLGGRNSGGSAPMDGGDDYGGGYSAPAPRQEAQSAPPPAPRRMEAKPVQKFDDMDDDIPF; encoded by the coding sequence ATGGCGTCCGTCAACAAAGTGATTCTTGTCGGCAACCTCGGCCGCGATCCCGAAGTGCGTTACATGCCTTCGGGCGACGCCGTGGCCACGCTGTCCGTCGCCACGACCGACACCTGGACGGACAAATCTTCCGGCCAGCGCCAGGAAAGCACCGAGTGGCACCGCGTGGTGTTCTTCGGCAAAACCGCCGAAGTGGCCGCGCAGTATCTGAAAAAAGGCTCGCAAGTCTACGTGGAAGGTTCGATCCGCACCCGCAAATGGCAGGACAAGGAAACCGGCCAGGATCGCTTCAGCACCGAAATCCGCGGTGACCGCATGCAGATGCTCGGTGGCCGCAACAGCGGCGGCAGCGCCCCGATGGACGGTGGCGACGATTACGGTGGCGGCTACAGCGCGCCGGCTCCGCGTCAGGAAGCGCAATCCGCTCCGCCCCCGGCTCCGCGCCGCATGGAGGCCAAGCCGGTGCAGAAGTTCGACGATATGGACGACGATATTCCGTTCTGA